AAAAATTAGCATGCAGAAGTTAAGTTGGGTGTTGTTCGCGGTATTGTGTATCGTCTTTGTGGCTTCCTGTGAAAAGGATGACATTTGTGTTGAGGGAAATACACCGCTTCTTGTTCTGGAGTTTTTTGATGCGGCCAACCCCACGGCGAATAAGAATGTCACAGCGTTACGAATAGTGGGCGAAGGCCAAAATAGTACGGTAAATACATTTACAGATCGGTCCAATGTGAACAACGTCCAAATTCCCCTAAGAACGGAAATGGATGCAACCACATTTCTGATTATTTCCAACTCTGCTTCCAACGATGGTGGCCAAGAAACCGGAAACATTGACACCCTGACCTTCAATTATGAGCGCCTAGAGGACTTTGCATCCCGCGCCTGCGGATTTGTGGTCAATTATGATAGTCTTTCAACAGACTTACAAACCGGTTCCGGCAATTGGATCTTGGATATAGAAATCGTTAGGGCCAGTATTACAAACTCAGATTCCACCCATGTCAAGATATTTCATTAGTATTTGCTTATTTTTTGGACTGATGTT
Above is a window of Maribacter algicola DNA encoding:
- a CDS encoding DUF6452 family protein is translated as MQKLSWVLFAVLCIVFVASCEKDDICVEGNTPLLVLEFFDAANPTANKNVTALRIVGEGQNSTVNTFTDRSNVNNVQIPLRTEMDATTFLIISNSASNDGGQETGNIDTLTFNYERLEDFASRACGFVVNYDSLSTDLQTGSGNWILDIEIVRASITNSDSTHVKIFH